The stretch of DNA GGGGCTGTATTTGCTTTTGCAGGATTAGATCGTGCTGAAATTTTAGAAGAATTAAAAGCAAAAGGTCTTCATTATAAAATCATCGATTGGATGGTGGCAGCACCTTCGCAAGGAATTTTAGGAATTGTTGCAAAACAAGGTTTCGAAATGCCCAATTTAAATGATGAGGAGTGTGAAATATATGCGACTGTTGAACGTCAATTTTTAAATGTTTTAGAAGGAGGTTGTACAGCACCAATTGGAGCCTTGGTAGAACCAAAATCAGAAAATACCTATTCTTTTAAAGGAGCAGTTCTTTCAATTGATGGTCAAGAAATATTGACCATTGAAGAAGAGTTTTCAAAAGAAGAATATCAAAATAAAGGTCGTGAATTTGCGGAAGCGTTAATCGCTCAGGGGGCAGGTGAAATGATCACAAAAATTAAAGAAGAAATCGGACAACGATAATGATTAAAAGTATATTGTTTACAAAAGAAATTGATAAAGATTGGTTGATCGAGCAATTGGGTTCGGATGTATTCATTGAAACCATTCCATCTTTACACATTTCTTTAACAGATCAACAGGAGATTAATTCTCAATTGAATCCAAACAGTAAACAATTTTTAATTACAAGTCAGAATTCAGTACAAGCCATTAAAGGTTTACAACTAGAAGGCGATTTTTATGCCGTTGGTAAAAAGACTGCACAGAAATTAAGAGATGTAGGCTTCAATGTCGTTTTAGTAAAAGATTATGCACAAGAATTGGCAGATGAAATTTTAAAACGTGAAGTAGGGAAGGAGTGGAATTTCTTTTGTGGAAATACTCGAAGAGATGTTTTAGTTGATGTGTTATCACGTCATGGACATCATTTAAATGAGATTATCACCTATCAATCTCAACCTATTGAAAATAAAATGAGTCAAGTATTTGATGCGTATGTTTTCTTTAGTCCTTTGTCTTTTCAAGCCTTTGTAAAAAACAACCAAATTCCATCGGAATCCACTATTTTTACCGTAGGAAAAACAACGACTCACGCAGTCGAACAAGTTTATAAACATCATACCATCATCACCGCAAATATTCCATTGGTCGAGGTGGTTGTTAACCAGATAAAAGATAGCATAAATGATAAAAAATGATTTGCT from Faecalibacter sp. LW9 encodes:
- a CDS encoding uroporphyrinogen-III synthase, producing the protein MIKSILFTKEIDKDWLIEQLGSDVFIETIPSLHISLTDQQEINSQLNPNSKQFLITSQNSVQAIKGLQLEGDFYAVGKKTAQKLRDVGFNVVLVKDYAQELADEILKREVGKEWNFFCGNTRRDVLVDVLSRHGHHLNEIITYQSQPIENKMSQVFDAYVFFSPLSFQAFVKNNQIPSESTIFTVGKTTTHAVEQVYKHHTIITANIPLVEVVVNQIKDSINDKK